From the Amia ocellicauda isolate fAmiCal2 chromosome 12, fAmiCal2.hap1, whole genome shotgun sequence genome, the window TCTGTATCACAGCATCACTTGTGCACCACTCTGCTTTTTCAGAACTTGGTTTGGCAATTTTACCTGCTGGTAGGTATTGGTGGCGATGATGGGCCGCACCACAGGCACAGCGGGCACAGCCAAGGCCACGGGCACTGCATCCACCACAGGCGCCACCGTGGGCACCGCCACCGGGGCACCCAGGACCTCCTGCTCAAACCtggacagatagacagacacagcCCTGGATCACACACATGCAAGCAACCAAAGATGAGGTAGCATTTCTGCATGACTGGATCAGAAATGTAGGGACATGGTGGACTACATCCCCAGAACCCTGGCTTACACAAATATTGGTCGTAGTCGTAGTCTTTGAACATGGTAGCGGGCCAAATGCCAAAATAAAGTGTTAAGATTCAGCACGATCGATTAGTTTAGTTCAGTTAAGGGGGTGTGCTCACAGTAAACCAAGACGAGACAGAAGAGGTGGCGTTTTTTGATGTCCtaacaaaaagcattttttgtAAAGCTGATCCAAACCATCAGCCTAACTTGAACACTAGCATTTGTATGAGGTGCCCAGCAAGTGACATCTCAAACTGAGAGAAAGTCACAGGTACAAAACACTGCCAGGGAGTACGTCTGAAATTGATCCCTGCCACAGGGGGATCCAGATCCACTGAGTGTTGAGTGTGCGTTACAGAAGTGTGAAGGACTCACAGCGCCATCTCCGCCTCCATCTCCTTCAGACGGTCTTCTCCCGTCTTGACCGCCATCTTTCCCACAGTCTGAAAAGGTAAGAACAGCTTAGCATTAATGTAGAAACACACAGGGAGACCAGAAGCCATCTGTGCCCCCCTCAGCCCTGCTCTGTTTCCTTGTAGACTGCAGAACAGCAGCTTCAGTCATGTTTTGGATGCAAGAGATACTAATCACACATAACCTGAAAACAATAACTATGAATCCTGATTCTGTGAAAATGATAGCACAAGCTGATGATCTAAACACAGTTATTTTCACTTTGAAATCAACAGCTGATGAGAATTTGAATCACTGCCCTCAAGATAGAGGTAAACCTGTAAAAAACGTGAAGTTAACAGGACCTTCAACAGCCGCTGTGGACGTGTACACACTTCACCTGTGCACTTCCACTCCAGGCCCCCCAGCAAGCATTCAGTGCCAGGCTGCTACCACCAATTACCCAATTAAAAACGAGACAAACAGAAGTGGAGGTATAAAATATAATCGCACACAAGGTAGAAAGAATCAGACGAGTTATCTAATTCTCACAGGCAGCATTACATTAACTTACACTACATTAGCTAACCCAACACACAAAACTGACCCTGCTGCTGAATATTAATACAACTATGTCGAAGAATCGTAAAAGAGGATGGGAAATTAGTGGCCAAAGTAGCCGATCTACGTTATAATCAAAACGGGGTTATAATTCGTGATCTTTATGTAGTCGGGAGTCATTTCCCGGCCTCTGACAGATTAAACGACCACGAACAAATGTAGATTGATTTAACTGATAACCACAGCCACCCAGTCAGGTCCAACATTATTTGTCATCACCTAAAGCACGACCATAGATGCCTGCACATCAATTACCGCCAGAAATGTCATTCATAATCATCACATAAACACGGAATAGATTTTAAATGATCACAACAACAACCACGTATGTCTGATAAACTTTGATTTCCAAACAGCATGATAGCGCAGTGCTGTTAGTTAGCCAGTGCTGTAGCTGCGAGTCCTCCAGCCGCATTGTGCTTCAGACCCGCGGCACTTCTCTACACTTTAGACGCCCTCACCTTCCAGATTCAACGCCAAAGATGAACCCAGACCACCAGCAACTCGCTCCCCGGTTTATTTCTTCCtgtattaattgtatgtatCACGACAGCGAATCCTCAGACAACATTCATCCAGGGCGCCCAAATATCACGTCATCGATAGGCGCACACGAATGGCCTCTTTCCGCAATTCttggctccaccaatgggatgtCTCTAATTCTGTAGCACTTTAGCCGGCTCAAGCATGTGGTCTGTCTTTAACGTGTCGCCAGCGTAAGGTGGATGGTGAGTGTAGTACATGTGCTCTGAAATATTAAGATGCAGGGTTCGTACAGGTGCTTGAACTCCTTGAAAATGCTTATCACTGTCATAATAAATCTGCAGTCTGATCGCCCATCGCTCTTTCTGTGCGCAGTCATGTGTCGAGCATGAGTTTTGAatttttctttgtgtattattaagacttaaaaaatagtgtataggttttctacaagtataatataataattgtgcTTGTGTATTTCAATAATCAAAGTAAATTTGACAAACTAAACATATAAAAATACTGGAATACGACAGGATACGCCTTTATTTTTTAGCAACCAAGAGAcggaataataagaataacttgCATATGTGCATTCGATTGATTATTGTACACGAAATACAGTCAAttaacattgatttaattaaaattaaattagtaGAAAGATAGATCGATAGAATATGCTTTTTCAGAGTTGCAAAGCAACATGATTCCATAACATAAAGCCCGTCACCGTTTACTAGGTTAAGGATATAGGAATTTACACTTGTTTTGAAGAGAATAAACATGATGCTGTTTTGACAGTAACTGAGCATAATGAATGtacgcttccagtaacagtgtagactcagcaggagacaggaccgggaagtaaagtcactgacacaatgttattaatcaattattattgtttaaaacactcccataaacatacatttttaattattttcatagtATTAGGAACAATTCCCAATATAAttttgaatacatattttttccatctagttttttattttttagcttcTCAAGCCTAATCAACTTTCTCAAACTTTCTTGAACTTTGGTTAACATCACTCTGCATCCTAAGAGCTATTATATTGATCAATTTGTATTATAaccatttatacatacatgaatttatttatttgtaagatcTGTTTTTTTATAGCACTCTATAAACACTATGATtccattattattcattatttaagaCTCTCTTAATCTTATTCTGTATTGTGCAATACAAAcgtacaaataaacacatactaaTTTATATCCAAAGTTCGGGTACTAGTTTTGTTGGGCATGTTTTGTTGGCCTGCAGtatctcaaactacccttatttatcattatttatcTATTAATTTCCCAaagtatcttgaggactttcACTGATACAGAAgacttattttttcatttgtcttCAGGCCATTCGGCTCAGACTagattgtattttgcttttttttttaaattaatgttctaAGTTAGTTAGCTttagtttctcatttcttaccactgtatattacatatagttTCGAAGGTTTCGTTTGTGTCCTATACACAGATTATTTCTTTTCAGTCATATTGTTTAACTGATATAGTGTACTATGAGTGATAGACACTTAGCTTCTATTCTTTCATTTACTCTTACAATCttattttttctgtctttgGCCATAAGTCAGGCTTCTGTCTTCATTACACATGTAAAAATCCTGTCTTGTAGTACCATTGATCATTCCCACCGATTCTCAGGTACTGCTTATTCACTTCCAATCATAACAGCAACACATAAATACAAACAAGAAGAGTGATATACTCACAAACACAAAGATGTCCTGCTTCAGATGCCACACATCAGCACAGCGCAGTATTTTAGTACAGCCCAATTTAGTAAATACTATTAGTCAGCAGCTCTTGGTTACAGCACTAAAGTATTTGGAGTCTGTTCACCTAATTctaacagccctctagtccatcacctCTGGACTAGGATAACAGCGCTGTCAGTGCAagatggtggatcctctgcaGGACACGACTTTAGACACTTAGTTTCTCCTGCATCAAGTCTCAACTGTTACGAGCAAGATACAGTATCGTACTTTGATACGCCAACTGTTACACGTAAGATCCAGTATCGTACTTCGATATGTCAACTGTAACACGTAAGATCCAGTATCGTACTTCGATATGTTGCAATTAATGGCAATTAAGAGACTACTCACAATTTGCAAGGATACAATCagggagcagttcttagggtataGCACAAAggcaattaagagaccactcaccTGATTGTATCCCGGAACGAGCCCCCATTTGTTAAGGTacaaagcttcagttgaagcaacccttcgggtcccagtgaatcaggcaccccagtttgcgcttccagtaacagtgtagactctcGGCAGGAGACAGGCACGGGAAGTAAAgccactgacacaatgtctgttcgtttatcttcatttattgaacatttcacacagccttttatacatctacaagcaatattacAAAGGAGgttcggggcagtcccgaacctggatgatattgtcttggcatatgtcccggggcagttctgagacacgggaagcaataattgataaggtattctttctaattggggaaacaatatttcatccagacatggaagcactggtattaaggacacagcacacactatactgataagaacgtgttatatataattatctcTTATCTgtcacacagataagtctgagcagagaaatcataataagaacaaggaaacacttataagagcaagttttaactagtatcttactggaaagcaattttaccccaacactgAATATACATGGATTGACTCATAGAGCTTTGTTATGctctattttacatttgctcATTGAATGTACTGTAAGTTCAATGAAGAAAAGTATTGATTaagtttttatgttttgcatgtttaaaacaattgtcaCTAAATCTTTCATTCAAACTGAAGTTACTGTGTACTGGTGTTCACTAATTTTGACTGATTTGCAAGATTGATTTATGTTGATTTAATATCAACTTGATTTAAGCCACAGGTGCCAAGTGTACATGAAGGCGCTCATGAAACATGTTTGGTGTTACAGTATAATAACATCTAATAGTGTggtgaaattataatttaatgtgcatagttcagtgcagcaaagtgtGCATTTTAGATGAGAAGGTTTAGTTTACCAAGGTTGCGAGGTGCTGGAAAAGCTTTGACCGTGCACTTTGAAAGTACTTGAAAAgtgcttgaatttgacttttgaaaagCTGTATGAACCCTGAAGATGAATGGCAAATGCTTTTTTAATCACTGTTTCTCTAACTAATCTGTCCACTTTTGAACCTTTTTTCTTTGGAATATGTTGAAGGAACACACACATGCTGGTCCCGGGGAGCAGGTTAGCCAAGTAGTGGGTAGCTACTTGTATAAGCAGCTTGCACAAATTTAGTACATATCCAAAGCAAAATATCACAGTACATAGAAGGATGGTTTGTTtactttataaataatataGGAAGGTCACCGAATCAAATCGCggaacacagtttttgaagtgCATGTAGGCTAGCCCAgtgtttctcaaacctgtcctggagtaccacctaccctgctggtttttgttccaaccagctcttgataaattaattgaaagcttaattaaagtaatttgattaaatttgactattaaaattgtgtaactgataaaaagtcgGTTCCTTAATATTTCCCTcaaacaattttatacttaacttaaaacccctactgttaaaaataattaaaaggctctaattaggaaattatttgttcacttaagggttcaattaagtcattgagagCATTCATTTAGAATGTTCACCTGAATGACAACAACTGTATGTGTGGTTTGCTTTGTTGCAGATGCACATTGGTCTGGAATATTATGATAAAACTGCTACTCCACTGCACAGTACTCCTTCAAGGTAACCAATATTCAACACTCTAGCTGTCAGATTTACTTTCACTGCTGGTCtaataataattgattaaaTACTTGCTCACTAATCACCCTccttaataataaacacaattcaTAGGTCATGTGTCCTCTGGCTCCTTTCTCCCACCAGCCAATCAAGATCCCAGTGTTTTAATTAGGCTGATTAGGTGATTAACTGGATTCAGTAAATCATTCTCTCCAGATTATGTTACTAGTAGAGACACTTgtgatgtgtttttaatattggTGTAGCCACAAACTGTAAAAGAccttaaaataatgtgatatgtgtCTAATTGATCAAATAAATTGActgattaagtaattgagagcaaCACCCAAAACAACACTGCACCCGTACAGAAACTGAGTCTGAGACCCCTAGCATAGAGAACTAATTTGTCACGCATTTATATCATGACACACTTCAGTTGTCTGATATTCTCATTTAAAAGTGCTTTTGATATTTAGTTCAGTTGTCTGATTCAGTGTTGCCCTGAATtactctcttctctctcctctcctcttaaAGTGTCTGCTGCAGTAGGGCTGCCCAGCTCCCCCGTGGTGGTGGTTCCAGGCAGTGACGTCACCCTCAGTTGCTCTTTCCACTATAGTGAAGCTGATGACCCTGGCAGAGTGGTGCTGACCTGGCAGCGAGGTCATGAGGTTGTGCACAGTTTCTATTACGGCACAGATCAGCTGAAGGAACAAAGCCCCGCCTACAGGGGGCGCACACAGGTGTTCCCAGAGCAGGTGGCCGTGGGTAACGCCTCTCTGAGGCTGAGAGACGTGCAGGGAAGTGACCAGGGCACCTACACCTGTGCTGTGGCCAATGAACAAGGAAGCAGCCAGAGAGACCTGCAGATCCTAGTGGCAGGTGAGTGTTACCGGCTCATGCCTTTATCCTAGGTGccttaaaaaaaagattgtttAATCTGTTGTAATACTGGAGGACAGTAAGGCAGCACAAAGGCAGAATGACAGCATTGTCCTCTGGAGTGCACAAGTCCTCTACGTGCTGTACCAAGACAGATTGAACATGTTTATATACACTGGGTATGTGGGGGTAGCAGAAACAGCATCGTGTGATATCAGCCAAACTTGGGGTGTGTTACATGACTGGGCGGCTCTGAGTGAGTGTGCTCAGAAATGACTCCATTTAAACTCCTGAGCGCTCTGATGCTCCAGTGCCACTGTTAAAATGGGGATTCATAATTCTTTGCTTTGAGATAATTTGTGAGGTTACAGTTGGTGAAATGTGCCAACACTGTATCTTTGATATTGAATTCCTACAATCAGGAATGTTGACCATAGCTTGATAATGTTTTCCCAGCAGGCCTTCCCACATCGAAAACATTCAGTGGCACTCTGAGCAGCTCCCAGAGCAGAAATGAGGACTGCTAAACTGATTGTTTTACTGAGCCACTCTGCGCTGCTCTGTGAGTTAATGCACCCACTGATATCCCCCTACAGCGGAATACGAAGAGCCTTGTTTAGTGATCAGCATGTCTAAGCATCCTGGCCTCCTCATGCTGGAGTACTGTGCTCAGGGATACCCGCAGGCCACTGTGCTCTGGCTGAACCAATCTGGAGGTGACATCACGGAGCGCAGCCACACCAGCCAATGGGAGAGCAGGGGAGGGTTGCTGGAGCTGTGCAGCCGTCTGACAGTGGAACAACTGGCCAATCAGAGCTACACCTTCCAGCTGAGCAACCCTGTGGTCAATCAAACCGTCAGGAGGATTGTGGCCATAGCCAGCGGAGGTGAGAGACGCTCCTACTGCACTGCGGGGGGCATAGGAGAGGGTTAAGGTAGTTTAAATGCAGTACATATTTGTGTCATAGTGATATACCGACAGCACAAAAAACATGACACATGAGCAGGACCAGGTGAAGCACAGTGTTCTAGGGAAGTGGCTCCAAACACCAGATTTTCATCCTGCACCCCACCACATTATTCTCCAATACAAACTGTAAAAGTCCATCAgcatattaagaaaataatacagaGTGCTTCAGGTCTTCTATATTGATCTGGCCTTTTTATGGGCAATTACATTTCTTCCTTTGTTCGAGGGCATGCAAGTTTGTTTTACATGAGGTAAAATATATGTGGGCTGTGAAAATCGTATACGCGATACTCTGATACCACAAGCAGCCTGGTCTATTTCCAGTTGCAGTTCAGACCATTTTAAGCTTCTGAGTTTGGTTTCGGGTGAAAGATTTCCATATTTTTGATTGCAGTTGCTGTATTGGCCAACATCTCTGAAATAGTTTGACATGTGGAACAGATTGACCTGTAGTCCAGTCCATGACTGACAACATTCAACTCCAGAGTGGATCATAAAGGCCAGTCCattatttgttttggttgttagTCATTGTGAAGGTGTTCCTGCAGATGTCTGTCCAGAAGCTGGTGTAGGTGTGGATGGCCAGATCTTTTCCCCATTTCCCCATTAATGAAGTTATTTATTGCTGGTTTATTTCTATTCTTCCTTACCTGCAGCTGTCTGTGCATCTGAAGCAAGATCATATCTGTGtgatctgctgctgctgctgctgctgctgctgctggccgGCCTAATTCAGTGACCCACAGAATGGAGAAGGCAGAGTAATACAGAATAAAATGATAATTGTCTGTTGTTTTCTCCCCATTCACTTCCTCCTTCCTACTTCCTTCTACCCTGCcaataatatcaatataaataagATTAACTCAAAACACATCAACATAGGATTATTATAGGATGCATTATAACATGTAAAGCATTAGGAATCCAGCATTCATTCACTATTGATTACATTATAATgaattaagttatttatttctgtttatttatttatttattctctagAAATTTGTCGTTTGTCTTTTCAAGCACAGCAGCGTGGCATCTATCACACATtcaattggggggggggggtgcccTGAGTTACTAACGCTAACCTCCAACCTCAATTTAAATCTCTGTGTTGATGTTTGACATAGCAGAAGAAACTGATGATATCACCCATGATATAGTTATAGTAATAATCttcataatagtaataatcatcatcatcatcataattacaagaaaatgcacaaTCAGAAAGAAGTTCAATATTTGTTCTGGTCACTCAAATAcctttttgaaaacaaaaatgaaacaaacacaaaataattatgtaatgaaaaaaaaaaaaaaaacattcagtaaaCATGCAGGTACTCTCCAAGGTAAAtttaccaaaaaaacaacaaaaaacattcagtTTATAATGAACCTAACAACTGAAATTAACAATGTATCAGTGGAAAAACCCCTCTGACTATTGCCAATATTGTGGCTTCTTGTACAACTGCCAATCAGCAAGGGGAGATTGGCCCTGGGTGGTGGTTTTATGGATGATTTTCCAATATGGACCTTGGTCAGACAGAAGATAATTAGGAGTTCCCCATGTAGTGAATATTTCCTTTGTTAAAACACGTGCAATAACAGCTGCCATGGCTTTGCGAAGAGGGAAGAACTCGACCCATCTGGATTAATAATCAACACATACAAGTGTACATTGGTTTGTGAATTTCGTGGGAAAGGGCCCATCAAATCCAACCCCATCATCTCACATGGTCTGTTGACAATGGTTTGTTGCAATTTGCCAGCAGGTTTTCTGCTTTCAGATTTGTGTTGTTGACACACTAGACAATCCTTGACATATTCATTCACATCTGACCACATCTTTGGCCAATATGCTACAGCTTGCAGCCGTGACCACTGAGAGGATTGTCGTGGTAAGCGTGAATGACCTGGATACGCAAAGAAAGAGGAATGTAGATCTGAGCTCAGATCTTGTATGAAACACATCCTACTCACACAATCGACACATCATACAAATTTCAACCCATTTGTGACCTCAACCTGGCAATCTACAACCCAGTTGCGCTGTTGAGATCTGCACAGGTAGTAGAGGCAAGTTGAATCAAGCATCACTGGTAAATTTAACAACAGCTGGATGGAAGAATTTAATTTCATATCTTGAAGCCATATCAACAAAGCCCATGCCTTTTGCAAAATGTGGATGGATTTTGATACTCAAATGTTGGCAAAACATTGGTCACTGGACCAAAAAGCATGTGCacttaaagtgcaatacaagatGTGACGACCACTGGACAATATACCGTCGGCTTCTAAGGAAtaactttaaataataattttaaaaatctggaggtaagattttttttttaaatgtgtgcaattgtaatacaattatgcttGACGAATTTTTatcacaattataataaatacgatgtaataattacatatttttatgaaagcataattaaaaaaacagcagcacagaAATAGTAGAACCAAAAATGTCACTGATACGATAatttattactgcaaatacaaactatcttaatttaatatacatccacgtaaattacaaatagttcctgtgcTGCCTAGCTGGTTCTGTGACGTTAACACagatagaacaaaataaactgtagtcttTATAAGCATTGAACGTACTTACAATTTGCAGACAAGGTACCTATTTAAGTTTGAATGAAAATAGGTttcactatattattattaattaattaatttatttatttattagcagatgcccttgtccaagGTGACTTACACTTTATACATGATTAGCAGGAAACTGAAACCAAGTCCTGCATTAAAATGACTAAACGTGATACACCTTCtttgacattaacacattattgatatgtctgatttatgtcggtttgtaaaaaatgtaaggGTATCAAGATCAGGCCCGACGCCACGAGGGGCAAAAGGGGGAATTTTGTGCCCTCTCATAATATATTTTGATCGCCAGCACCATCCACCTCCCGCTAACCgcacaaaatgcaaagtataaCTATAAAAGATAATTAAACTCGCAAATTCTAATtactattttaattgtttgaactgtggatacaaataaacaattccAATCCCtcatccatattagaatgtgtagtacattttgtttaactTCTTGAActcagctgcttttgtttttaataaagaaaaaaaaaacattccaaaagtaatctaaaaatATTCTGATTACGTTACTGGTTTGGAGTAATTTATTGGATTAGGTTCCAGAGTATTTTCAAAACCAGGTAATTAGTATTCTGTaacggaatactttttaaaagtaaccctcccaaccctggctagtagatatgtattttaaattacacaacttgactcccttgaTGTAttacttacta encodes:
- the LOC136764853 gene encoding CD276 antigen, producing MIKLLLHCTVLLQVSAAVGLPSSPVVVVPGSDVTLSCSFHYSEADDPGRVVLTWQRGHEVVHSFYYGTDQLKEQSPAYRGRTQVFPEQVAVGNASLRLRDVQGSDQGTYTCAVANEQGSSQRDLQILVAAEYEEPCLVISMSKHPGLLMLEYCAQGYPQATVLWLNQSGGDITERSHTSQWESRGGLLELCSRLTVEQLANQSYTFQLSNPVVNQTVRRIVAIASGAVCASEARSYLCDLLLLLLLLLLAGLIQ